From one Coffea eugenioides isolate CCC68of chromosome 11, Ceug_1.0, whole genome shotgun sequence genomic stretch:
- the LOC113754395 gene encoding E3 ubiquitin-protein ligase RNF38-like, giving the protein MNGSNQNYTPPEYLRTGLDYGGYSARPSSRNGLSSLFPPPAGGPLDRRGGDPDPRLLFGVSNPGGFLGISSFPAPPHLQNQTQYFNSDTTRNTIPWPPAAIALPNFQPQPSVQGPQDGSKLSQEEQKRVLNRLKKEAYNPMTKLSRRKPNLYYRDSPLTISKELEKEKHEEGKRCPICLEDFEPKEMVTITPCNHMFHEECIVPWVKNEGRCPVCRFAISERFGETAAGSSNVTANDHSASDLVAIIRAMEEAFVPGNMRRFVEFHP; this is encoded by the exons ATGAACGGAAGTAACCAGAATTACACGCCACCAGAATACCTGAGAACTGGGCTGGATTATGGTGGATATTCGGCTAGACCTAGTAGCAGGAATGGATTGTCCTCCTTGTTTCCTCCACCTGCAGGAGGTCCTCTG GATCGCAGAGGAGGAGATCCTGATCCACGGTTGCTGTTTGGGGTAAGCAATCCCGGTGGATTTCTTGGCATATCCAG TTTTCCAGCCCCACCACATTTGCAGAATCAAACTCAATACTTCAACAGTGACACAACAAGAAACACAATACCATGGCCACCTGCAGCTATTGCTTTGCCAAATTTTCAGCCGCAACCGAGTGTGCAAGGCCCCCAAGACGGGTCCAAATTATCCCAAGAAGAGCAAAAGAGAGTCTTGAACAGGCTGAAGAAAGAAGCATATAATCCCATGACAAAATTGTCGAGAAGGAAACCAAATCTGTACTACCGAGATAGCCCACTTACTATATCCaaagaactagaaaaagagaagcATGAAGAAGGTAAGAGGTGTCCCATTTGCTTAGAAGATTTTGAGCCTAAAGAGATGGTTACGATTACTCCTTGCAACCACATGTTTCATGAGGAATGTATTGTTCCTTGGGTGAAGAACGAAGGTCGATGCCCTGTTTGTAGGTTCGCAATCAGTGAAAGATTCGGAGAAACTGCAGCTGGCTCTAGCAATGTGACTGCAAATGACCATTCTGCGAGCGATCTGGTTGCAATCATAAGAGCCATGGAAGAAGCTTTTGTACCTGGAAACATGAGGCGGTTTGTGGAGTTCCATCCTTAA
- the LOC113753137 gene encoding F-box/kelch-repeat protein At3g23880-like, protein MSDYIPQEVMTQILIRVPVKSLLRLRCVSKSWNSLISSAYFISLYNHHAFLTKPSTPDDKLLVRHYSKDQKTEVYTVHYDNEAFAVENGIKIGFPFRGLSRYYFRIVGFSNGLLCLSDDLFGYTNLIMFWNPLIRRKFTLPSPQAVFDKLGPFMFVLGFGFDVKNNDFKVVRIAYVQGSNGYNLPPKVEIFALSVGNWREIDVDVPENWVVEYFWTQAFVRGKVHWTAYRMNMERENGKENLIMLFDLSTEVFEELLLPDALVDESPVDLCTLACKDSVAVLHYDRRVWSGSCSIWLMQEYGNFKSWSNMYNVVCEGGLGIVLSFGKDGDILLSERNGALVSHDPRTQKSKHLEIWGTKDSSFVDTYSESLSLLIEGAKILPGLPSVSESDSSGEDNEREDEGVEKHELWIQSIMIQYLTALLNH, encoded by the coding sequence ATGTCAGATTACATCCCTCAAGAGGTTATGACCCAAATCCTCAtaagggttcctgtaaaatCTCTCCTAAGATTGAGGTGCGTATCAAAATCATGGAATTCTTTAATATCTAGCGCTTATTTTATCTCTCTGTATAACCATCACGCTTTCCTCACAAAACCCTCTACCCCAGATGACAAATTGCTAGTTCGGCACTATTCTAAAGATCAAAAGACTGAAGTTTACACAGTACACTATGACAATGAAGCATTCGCTGTGGAAAATGGGATTAAAATAGGCTTCCCTTTTCGCGGTTTATCGCGTTATTATTTCAGGATTGTTGGTTTTAGCAATGGTTTGCTGTGTCTGTCTGATGATCTATTTGGATACACAAATCTTATTATGTTTTGGAACCCTCTGATCAGACGGAAATTCACTCTACCTTCGCCCCAAGCTGTTTTTGATAAGTTGGGGCCTTTTATGTTTGTGCTTGGATTTGGATTTGATGTGAAAAACAATGATTTTAAGGTTGTAAGAATTGCCTATGTTCAGGGAAGTAATGGGTATAACTTGCCTCCGAAAGTTGAGATTTTTGCACTAAGTGTAGGGAATTGGAGGGAGATTGATGTTGATGTACCTGAAAATTGGGTTGTTGAGTACTTTTGGACTCAAGCATTTGTGAGAGGGAAGGTACATTGGACTGCATATAGGATGAATATGGAGAGGGAGAATGGGAAGGAAAATTTGATCATGTTGTTTGATTTGAGTACCGAGGTTTTTGAGGAATTGCTGTTGCCTGATGCTTTGGTTGATGAGTCTCCTGTAGATTTGTGCACATTGGCTTGCAAGGATTCAGTTGCTGTTCTTCATTACGATAGGCGTGTTTGGAGTggaagttgttccatttggttGATGCAAGAGTATGGGAATTTTAAGTCTTGGAGTAATATGTACAATGTTGTCTGTGAAGGAGGGTTGGGGATCGTGTTGAGCTTTGGGAAGGATGGTGATATATTGTTGTCAGAAAGAAATGGAGCGTTGGTTTCACATGATCCAAGAACTCAAAAATCTAAGCATCTCGAAATCTGGGGAACTAAAGATTCATCCTTTGTGGATACTTATTCTGAGAGCCTTTCTTTGCTGATCGAAGGAGCAAAAATACTACCTGGGCTACCAAGCGTTAGTGAATCTGATTCTTCTGGAGAGGACAATGAAAGAGAGGATGAGGGGGTTGAAAAGCATGAGCTCTGGATACAATCGATTATGATTCAATATCTTACTGCATTGCTCAACCATTGA
- the LOC113752079 gene encoding F-box/kelch-repeat protein At3g06240-like, which translates to MAYKNSNAASHIVQKVNTVLGRGKQVAQVLTRKLHTTTTILLRTFCSTTCLEKMSDYMPEEVVTRILARVPAKSLLRFRCVSKSWKSLISSSDFISLHTRQAFLSEPAVPDDRVLVRHYSKPQRTELYSVHHDNEDFTVASGVKIDFPFRRLAQFYFRIVGFSNGLLCLSDDIFGYTNVIMLWNPLIRRKITLPLPRAIYKNLGPFMFVLGFGYDLKSNDFKVVRIAYDQSDSGYNLPPIVEVFALSAGNWREIEVNLPQNWIIEHFWTQAYVNGKVHWVAYRLNVEEYRTENLIMAFDLSNEVFEELLLPDALVVECTINLCTSVCKDSIAVLHYDKHVETGCCTIWLMQTYGDVKSWSKMYTVDFEGGLGRILSFRKDGTILLTARDGDLYSYDPNPRIQEIKYIGILGTKDSFFVDRYTESLALLIDGEQVLEGLPNVAESDSSGDENEGEDDRVEANELWKQSMMVEFLKALLEQTTMMQDPFV; encoded by the exons ATGGCCTATAAGAATAGTAATGCTGCAAGCCACATTGTCCAAAAGGTCAATACTGTG TTGGGCAGAGGAAAACAAGTTGCCCAGGTTCTTACTAGAAAACTCCACACTACTACGACTATCCTACTCAGAACATTTTGCTCGACTACATGCCTTGAAAAAATGTCCGATTACATGCCTGAAGAAGTTGTAACCCGTATCCTCGCAAGGGTACCTGCAAAGTCTCTCCTAAGATTCAGGTGCGTATCCAAATCATGGAAATCTTTAATCTCCAGCTCTGATTTCATTTCCCTGCATACCCGTCAAGCTTTTCTCTCAGAACCCGCCGTCCCAGATGATAGAGTGCTTGTCAGGCACTATTCCAAACCCCAAAGGACTGAACTTTACTCTGTACACCACGACAATGAAGATTTCACTGTGGCAAGTGGTGTCAAAATAGACTTCCCTTTTCGCCGTTTAGCTCAGTTTTATTTTAGGATTGTGGGTTTCTCCAATGGGTTATTGTGTTTGTCTGATGACATTTTTGGATACACAAATGTTATTATGCTGTGGAACCCTTTGATCAGGCGGAAAATCACTCTTCCTTTGCCCCGAGCTATTTACAAGAACTTAGGGCCCTTTATGTTTGTGCTTGGATTTGGATATGACTTGAAAAGTAATGATTTTAAGGTTGTAAGAATTGCTTATGATCAGTCAGACAGTGGGTATAACTTGCCTCCAATAGTTGAAGTTTTCGCACTAAGCGCAGGTAATTGGAGGGAGATTGAAGTTAATTTGCCTCAAAATTGGATCATTGAGCACTTCTGGACTCAGGCATATGTTAATGGAAAGGTGCATTGGGTTGCTTATAGGTTGAATGTGGAGGAGTATAGGACGGAGAATTTGATCATGGCATTTGATTTGAGTAACGAGGTGTTTGAGGAATTGTTGTTGCCTGATGCTTTGGTTGTTGAGTGTACCATAAATTTGTGTACTTCTGTTTGCAAAGATTCAATTGCTGTTCTTCATTATGATAAGCATGTTGAGACTGGATGCTGTACCATTTGGTTGATGCAAACATATGGTGATGTAAAGTCTTGGAGCAAAATGTACACAGTAGATTTTGAAGGAGGACTGGGGAGGATATTGAGTTTTAGGAAGGATGGTACTATATTGTTGACAGCAAGAGATGGAGACTTGTATTCATATGATCCAAACCCAAGGATTCAAGAAATTAAGTACATTGGAATTCTGGGTACCAAAGATTCATTTTTTGTGGATAGGTATACAGAGAGCCTAGCTTTGCTGATTGATGGTGAACAAGTACTGGAAGGTCTGCCAAATGTGGCCGAATCTGATTCTTCTGGAGATGAAAATGAAGGAGAGGATGATAGAGTTGAAGCCAATGAGCTCTGGAAGCAGTCCATGATGGTTGAGTTTCTGAAAGCTCTGCTTGAACAAACAACAATGATGCAG GATCCTTTTGTGTAA
- the LOC113753441 gene encoding F-box/kelch-repeat protein At3g23880-like, translating into MSNFIPEEIVTRILTRVPAKSLIRFRCVSKSWKSLISSPDFISLHTREAFLSKPTIPDDRMLVRCYSKPQRTELYSVHHDNEDFTVASEVKIDFPFRRLAQFYFRIVGFCNGLLCLSEDIFGYRNLIMLWNPSIRRKMILPVPRAVFENLGTYMFVVGFGYDVKNNDFKVVRIAYDQSRRGYKLPPIVEVFALGVGDWREIDVDLAQNWVIENFWTQAFVNGKVHWVAYRLNEEKENLIMVFDLSNEVFEELLLPDALAVECPINMCTSVCEDSIAVLNYDKRVGTGSCSIWLMTVYGDVKSWSKMYTVALEGELGKILSFRKDGNILLTASDGELYSYDPDPRLQEIKYIGILGTKDSFFVGRYTESLALLIEGEEELEGLPNAADSGSSEDGNGGEDCEVEKIELWKQSILVGFLKALLLAQ; encoded by the coding sequence ATGTCCAATTTCATCCCTGAAGAAATTGTGACCCGAATCCTCACAAGGGTTCCTGCAAAGTCTCTCATAAGGTTCAGGTGCGTATCCAAATCATGGAAATCTTTGATCTCCAGTCCTGATTTCATTTCTCTGCATACCAGAGAAGCTTTTCTCTCAAAACCCACCATCCCAGATGATAGGATGCTTGTTAGGTGCTATTCCAAACCCCAAAGAACTGAACTTTACTCTGTACACCACGACAATGAAGATTTCACTGTGGCAAGTGAGGTCAAAATAGACTTCCCTTTTCGCCGTTTAGCTCAGTTTTATTTCAGGATTGTGGGTTTTTGCAATGGGTTACTGTGTTTGTCTGAGGATATTTTTGGATACAGAAACCTTATTATGCTGTGGAACCCTTCGATCAGGCGAAAAATGATTCTTCCTGTGCCCCGCGCCGTTTTTGAGAACTTGGGGACTTATATGTTTGTGGTTGGATTTGGATATGACGTGAAAAACAATGATTTTAAGGTTGTAAGGATTGCTTATGATCAGTCTAGACGCGGGTATAAGTTGCCTCCCATAGTTGAAGTTTTTGCGCTGGGTGTAGGTGATTGGAGGGAGATTGATGTTGATTTGGCTCAAAACTGGGTGATTGAGAACTTCTGGACTCAGGCGTTTGTGAACGGAAAGGTGCATTGGGTTGCTTATAGGTTGAATGAAGAGAAGGAGAATTTGATTATGGTGTTTGATTTGAGCAATGAGGTGTTTGAGGAACTGTTGTTGCCTGATGCTTTGGCTGTTGAGTGTCCAATAAATATGTGCACTTCTGTTTGTGAGGATTCAATTGCTGTTCTCAACTATGATAAGCGTGTTGGGACTGGAAGCTGTTCCATTTGGTTGATGACAGTATATGGCGATGTAAAGTCTTGGAGCAAAATGTACACAGTAGCTCTTGAAGGAGAATTGGGGAAGATATTGAGTTTTAGGAAGGATGGTAATATATTGTTGACAGCAAGTGACGGAGAACTGTATTCATATGATCCAGATCCAAGGCTTCAAGAAATTAAATACATTGGAATTTTGGGCACCAAAGATTCATTCTTTGTTGGTCGGTATACGGAGAGTCTAGCTTTGCTGATTGAAGGAGAAGAAGAATTGGAAGGTCTACCAAATGCGGCTGACTCTGGTTCTTCTGAAGATGGCAATGGAGGAGAGGATTGTGAAGTTGAAAAGATTGAGCTGTGGAAGCAGTCCATCTTGGTTGGCTTTCTGAAAGCCCTACTGCTTGCACAATGA
- the LOC113754393 gene encoding RING finger protein 44-like isoform X1, with amino-acid sequence MNGSNQNYTPPEYLRTGPDYGGYSARPRRRNGLSSSFAVVRHIDMLSMKVIGASYWIIYFQEHIRSVFFHMKQAPRGGDPDPRFIFGVSNPSGFLGVSSFPAPPHLQNQTQYFNIDTTRNTIPSPPAAIALPSFQLQPSVPPAAIALPNFQPQPSVQGPQDGSKLSQEEQKKVLNRLKKEAYNPVTKLSRRKPNLYYRDNPLTISKELEKEKHEEGKRCAICLEDFEPKEIVTITPCNHMFHEECIVPWVKNEGRCPVCRFAISERFGETAAGSSNVTANDHFGNDLTAIVRAMEEAFVPENMRRFVEFLT; translated from the exons ATGAACGGAAGTAACCAGAATTACACGCCACCAGAATACTTGAGAACTGGGCCGGATTATGGTGGATATTCAGCTAGACCTCGTAGGAGGAATGGATTGTCCTCCTCGTTTGCTGTGGTTAGGCATATCGATATGTTATCTATGAAAGTCATTGGTGCATCATATTGGATAATTTATTTCCAGGAACATATCAGATCAGTCTTTTTTCATATGAAACAGGCTCCCAGAGGAGGAGATCCTGATCCACGGTTCATTTTTGGGGTAAGCAATCCCAGTGGATTTCTTGGCGTATCCAG TTTTCCAGCCCCACCACATTTGCAGAATCAAACTCAATACTTCAACATTGACACAACAAGAAACACAATACCATCGCCACCTGCAGCTATTGCTTTGCCAAGTTTTCAGCTGCAACCGAGTGTGCCACCTGCAGCTATTGCTTTGCCAAATTTTCAGCCGCAACCGAGCGTGCAAGGCCCCCAGGACGGGTCCAAATTATCTCAAGAAGAGCAAAAGAAAGTCTTGAACAGGCTGAAGAAAGAAGCATATAATCCCGTGACAAAATTGTCGAGAAGGAAACCAAATCTGTACTACCGAGATAACCCACTTACTATTTCCaaagaactagaaaaagagaagcATGAAGAAGGTAAGAGGTGTGCCATTTGCTTGGAAGATTTTGAGCCTAAAGAGATAGTTACGATTACTCCTTGCAACCACATGTTTCATGAGGAATGTATTGTTCCTTGGGTGAAGAACGAAGGTCGATGCCCTGTTTGTAGGTTCGCAATCAGTGAAAGGTTCGGAGAAACTGCAGCTGGCTCTAGCAATGTGACTGCAAATGACCATTTTGGGAACGATCTGACTGCAATCGTGAGAGCCATGGAAGAAGCTTTTGTACCTGAAAACATGAGGAGGTTTGTGGAGTTCCTTACCTAA
- the LOC113753482 gene encoding F-box/kelch-repeat protein At3g23880-like isoform X1, protein MSNHLPEEVWAGIFTRLPVKTLLQIRSVCKLFSSIISNPTFISAHIKKTINESHSHTLFLRYLIEKERQQEHYLLFADSSDHKNSIFDEHNCRKLDFPFKTRSKCHFRIVDSCNGLICLNDDNDFDTSGIILWNPSIKRFLNLPNPRVTSRSYGSYMYVLGFGYDEKNDDYKVVRVAYKKGRSGRDLIPPEVELYSLNSRSWRSFNAGAPPYGIFGYTWLQAFVNGAVHWVGYDPCVVKGNESCGLIVAFDLSDEVFREVMLPSCLEQHAWDVYITVFWGKLAVLHYDYGAHKNFCSVWVMEEYGLADSWKKLYTVDLRGGLRNLIGFLRNDEVIGVTIRGKLLSYDLITSRINNLRLRGAVGGFHVGSYMESLVLLEAESAALARESITSGNEQEEEQATDLHAVKNRNDEFDDQEKLESFLSLRISEQNYSAYLCCGFSEQELSAKNSEEWVKELVPEANCDGWEND, encoded by the exons ATGTCAAATCATCTCCCAGAGGAAGTGTGGGCTGGCATCTTCACAAGACTCCCAGTCAAGACCCTCCTCCAAATCAGGTCTGTTTGCAAACTTTTCAGTTCCATTATTTCCAACCCTACATTCATTTCAGCTCACATCAAGAAAACCATCAATGAATCCCACTCTCACACCCTTTTCCTGAGATACTTGATTGAGAAAGAAAGGCAGCAAGAACATTACTTGCTATTTGCTGACAGTAGTGATCATAAAAATTCTATCTTTGATGAGCACAATTGCAGGAAATTAGACTTCCCATTTAAAACTCGATCAAAATGTCACTTTAGGATTGTGGATTCTTGCAATGGTCTAATATGCTTGAATGATGACAATGATTTTGATACTTCTGGGATTATTCTCTGGAACCCTTCAATTAAAAGATTCCTGAATTTGCCGAACCCCCGGGTTACTAGTAGGAGTTATGGTTCTTATATGTATGTTCTTGGATTTGGATATGATGAAAAGAATGATGATTATAAGGTGGTTAGAGTGGCTTATAAAAAGGGGCGAAGTGGGCGAGATTTGATACCTCCTGAGGTTGAGTTGTATAGCTTGAATTCACGGTCGTGGAGGAGTTTTAATGCTGGTGCTCCTCCTTATGGGATATTCGGGTATACTTGGTTGCAGGCATTTGTGAATGGAGCTGTGCATTGGGTTGGTTATGATCCGTGTGTGGTGAAAGGGAATGAGAGTTGTGGGCTGATTGTGGCATTTGATTTGAGTGATGAGGTGTTTCGGGAGGTTATGCTTCCTAGTTGTCTGGAGCAGCATGCATGGGATGTGTATATTACGGTTTTTTGGGGTAAGCTTGCAGTGTTACATTATGATTATGGTGCCCATAAGAACTTTTGCTCTGTGTGGGTAATGGAAGAGTATGGATTGGCTGATTCTTGGAAAAAACTGTATACTGTTGACCTAAGGGGAGGATTGCGGAATTTGATTGGTTTTCTGAGAAATGATGAAGTCATTGGAGTAACCATTCGGGGTAAGCTGCTTTCATATGACCTCATTACCTCAAGGATTAATAACCTTAGACTTCGCGGTGCAGTAGGTGGGTTTCATGTGGGCAGTTATATGGAGAGTTTGGTTTTGCTTGAAGCTGAAAGTGCAGCTTTAGCACGAGAATCAATTACCTCTGGAAATgaacaagaagaagaacagGCTACTGACTTGCATGCAGTCAAGAACAG GAATGATGAGTTTGATGATCAGGAAAAACTTGAAAGTTTTCTTTCTCTTAGAATATCTGAACAGAATTATTCAGCATATTTATGCTGTGGCTTTAGCGAGCAAGAATTATCTGCAAAGAATTCTGAAGAATGGGTGAAGGAATTGGTTCCTGAGGCTAACTGTGATGGATGGGAGAATGATTAG
- the LOC113753482 gene encoding F-box/kelch-repeat protein At3g06240-like isoform X2 — MSNHLPEEVWAGIFTRLPVKTLLQIRIVDSCNGLICLNDDNDFDTSGIILWNPSIKRFLNLPNPRVTSRSYGSYMYVLGFGYDEKNDDYKVVRVAYKKGRSGRDLIPPEVELYSLNSRSWRSFNAGAPPYGIFGYTWLQAFVNGAVHWVGYDPCVVKGNESCGLIVAFDLSDEVFREVMLPSCLEQHAWDVYITVFWGKLAVLHYDYGAHKNFCSVWVMEEYGLADSWKKLYTVDLRGGLRNLIGFLRNDEVIGVTIRGKLLSYDLITSRINNLRLRGAVGGFHVGSYMESLVLLEAESAALARESITSGNEQEEEQATDLHAVKNRNDEFDDQEKLESFLSLRISEQNYSAYLCCGFSEQELSAKNSEEWVKELVPEANCDGWEND, encoded by the exons ATGTCAAATCATCTCCCAGAGGAAGTGTGGGCTGGCATCTTCACAAGACTCCCAGTCAAGACCCTCCTCCAAATCAG GATTGTGGATTCTTGCAATGGTCTAATATGCTTGAATGATGACAATGATTTTGATACTTCTGGGATTATTCTCTGGAACCCTTCAATTAAAAGATTCCTGAATTTGCCGAACCCCCGGGTTACTAGTAGGAGTTATGGTTCTTATATGTATGTTCTTGGATTTGGATATGATGAAAAGAATGATGATTATAAGGTGGTTAGAGTGGCTTATAAAAAGGGGCGAAGTGGGCGAGATTTGATACCTCCTGAGGTTGAGTTGTATAGCTTGAATTCACGGTCGTGGAGGAGTTTTAATGCTGGTGCTCCTCCTTATGGGATATTCGGGTATACTTGGTTGCAGGCATTTGTGAATGGAGCTGTGCATTGGGTTGGTTATGATCCGTGTGTGGTGAAAGGGAATGAGAGTTGTGGGCTGATTGTGGCATTTGATTTGAGTGATGAGGTGTTTCGGGAGGTTATGCTTCCTAGTTGTCTGGAGCAGCATGCATGGGATGTGTATATTACGGTTTTTTGGGGTAAGCTTGCAGTGTTACATTATGATTATGGTGCCCATAAGAACTTTTGCTCTGTGTGGGTAATGGAAGAGTATGGATTGGCTGATTCTTGGAAAAAACTGTATACTGTTGACCTAAGGGGAGGATTGCGGAATTTGATTGGTTTTCTGAGAAATGATGAAGTCATTGGAGTAACCATTCGGGGTAAGCTGCTTTCATATGACCTCATTACCTCAAGGATTAATAACCTTAGACTTCGCGGTGCAGTAGGTGGGTTTCATGTGGGCAGTTATATGGAGAGTTTGGTTTTGCTTGAAGCTGAAAGTGCAGCTTTAGCACGAGAATCAATTACCTCTGGAAATgaacaagaagaagaacagGCTACTGACTTGCATGCAGTCAAGAACAG GAATGATGAGTTTGATGATCAGGAAAAACTTGAAAGTTTTCTTTCTCTTAGAATATCTGAACAGAATTATTCAGCATATTTATGCTGTGGCTTTAGCGAGCAAGAATTATCTGCAAAGAATTCTGAAGAATGGGTGAAGGAATTGGTTCCTGAGGCTAACTGTGATGGATGGGAGAATGATTAG
- the LOC113751642 gene encoding nifU-like protein 3, chloroplastic, with protein MMDAFSGANSQTNFLKPIPTSLITHHSSQHSSPACLSLLKNPCSDSCSFASKQSSFLRGQFKTGHLLGFNSNQRHRKHAGTVVSPSCVLPLTEENVEKVLDEVRPGLMADGGNVALHEIDGLVVVLKLQGACGSCPSSTMTLKMGIETRLRDKIPEILEVEQIVDTETGLELNEENVEKVLSEIRPYLAGTGGGELELVQINDYVVKVRLSGPAAGVMTVRVALTQKLREKIPAIAAVQLIE; from the exons ATGATGGATGCATTCTCTGGTGCCAACTCCCAAACCAATTTTCTCAAACCAATACCAACCTCATTAATAACACACCATTCATCACAGCATTCCTCTCCTGCCTGTTTATCCCTCctcaag AATCCCTGCTCGGATAGCTGCTCATTTGCATCAAAACAATCTTCATTTCTAAGAGGGCAATTCAAAACTGGGCACTTGCTTggtttcaattcaaatcaaagaCATAGAAAGCATGCAG GGACTGTGGTTTCACCTAGTTGTGTACTGCCACTTACTGAGGAGAATGTTGAGAAGGTATTGGATGAAGTAAGGCCAGGCCTAATGGCTGATGGAGGAAACGTAGCCTTACATGAGATTGATGGTCTTGTGGTTGTATTAAAGCTACAAGGAGCATGCGGGTCTTGTCCTAGTTCAACAATGACACTGAAGATGGGGATTGAAACTCGGCTTCGTGATAAGATTCCAGAAATACTAGAAGTGGAACAGATTGTTGATACGGAAACTGGCCTTGAATTGAATGAGGAGAACGTTGAGAAG GTTCTTTCAGAGATTAGACCCTATCTGGCTGGCACAGGTGGTGGAGAACTGGAGCTCGTTCAGATTAATGACTACGTGGTGAAAGTTCGGTTAAGTGGCCCTGCAGCAGGCGTAATGACAGTCCGAGTAGCTCTAACACAAAAGTTGAGAGAAAAGATACCTGCAATAGCTGCTGTTCAGTTGATAGAATGA
- the LOC113754393 gene encoding RING finger protein 44-like isoform X2: MNGSNQNYTPPEYLRTGPDYGGYSARPRRRNGLSSSFAVAPRGGDPDPRFIFGVSNPSGFLGVSSFPAPPHLQNQTQYFNIDTTRNTIPSPPAAIALPSFQLQPSVPPAAIALPNFQPQPSVQGPQDGSKLSQEEQKKVLNRLKKEAYNPVTKLSRRKPNLYYRDNPLTISKELEKEKHEEGKRCAICLEDFEPKEIVTITPCNHMFHEECIVPWVKNEGRCPVCRFAISERFGETAAGSSNVTANDHFGNDLTAIVRAMEEAFVPENMRRFVEFLT; the protein is encoded by the exons ATGAACGGAAGTAACCAGAATTACACGCCACCAGAATACTTGAGAACTGGGCCGGATTATGGTGGATATTCAGCTAGACCTCGTAGGAGGAATGGATTGTCCTCCTCGTTTGCTGTG GCTCCCAGAGGAGGAGATCCTGATCCACGGTTCATTTTTGGGGTAAGCAATCCCAGTGGATTTCTTGGCGTATCCAG TTTTCCAGCCCCACCACATTTGCAGAATCAAACTCAATACTTCAACATTGACACAACAAGAAACACAATACCATCGCCACCTGCAGCTATTGCTTTGCCAAGTTTTCAGCTGCAACCGAGTGTGCCACCTGCAGCTATTGCTTTGCCAAATTTTCAGCCGCAACCGAGCGTGCAAGGCCCCCAGGACGGGTCCAAATTATCTCAAGAAGAGCAAAAGAAAGTCTTGAACAGGCTGAAGAAAGAAGCATATAATCCCGTGACAAAATTGTCGAGAAGGAAACCAAATCTGTACTACCGAGATAACCCACTTACTATTTCCaaagaactagaaaaagagaagcATGAAGAAGGTAAGAGGTGTGCCATTTGCTTGGAAGATTTTGAGCCTAAAGAGATAGTTACGATTACTCCTTGCAACCACATGTTTCATGAGGAATGTATTGTTCCTTGGGTGAAGAACGAAGGTCGATGCCCTGTTTGTAGGTTCGCAATCAGTGAAAGGTTCGGAGAAACTGCAGCTGGCTCTAGCAATGTGACTGCAAATGACCATTTTGGGAACGATCTGACTGCAATCGTGAGAGCCATGGAAGAAGCTTTTGTACCTGAAAACATGAGGAGGTTTGTGGAGTTCCTTACCTAA
- the LOC113753777 gene encoding protein sym-1: protein MGSLGGGGNWGPFGMGQLNFHDFNNNRRRSPRKRSIRESKSSSNSADITGRTGYQFPVKQAFMAASLALTGDTIAQLSQRWVKYKESLSSPQHPEGVLGALFSEHGWLRALRMTTYGFLLYGPGTYAWYQFLDRTIPKQTFENLLAKVILNQIVLGPTVIAVVFAWNNLWQGKLSELPNKYQKDALPALFFGFRFWIPVSILNFWLVPLQARVAFMSLGSIFWNFFLSSTMSR, encoded by the exons ATGGGGTCGTTAGGTGGTGGTGGAAATTGGGGTCCATTTGGGATGGGACAACTGAATTTCCATGATTTCAACAACAATAGGAGAAGAAGTCCAAGAAAAAGAAGCATCAGAGAATCAAAATCCTCATCTAATTCAGCTGATATAACCGGTAGAACCGGTTACCAGTTCCCGGTGAAGCAAGCATTCATGGCCGCCTCTCTAGCCCTCACCGGCGACACTATAGCTCAGCTCAGCCAACGCTGGGTGAAGTATAAAGAAAGCCTTTCCAGCCCTCAGCATCCCGAG GGTGTTTTGGGGGCATTATTTTCTGAACATGGTTGGCTGCGTGCCCTCCGAATGACTACCTATGGCTTTCTATTATATGGCCCGGGTACATATGCATGGTACCAGTTCCTTGATCGTACCATTCCAAAGCAAACATTCGAGAACTTATTGGCTAAG GTCATACTGAACCAAATTGTGCTTGGTCCAACTGTAATTGCTGTCGTTTTTGCATGGAACAATCTGTGGCAAGGGAAACTGTCAGAGCTTCCAAATAAGTATCAGAAAGATGCTCTTCCTGCTCTTTTTTTTG GATTTAGGTTTTGGATTCCAGTCAGCATATTGAATTTCTG GCTGGTTCCTCTTCAAGCACGCGTTGCTTTCATGTCCTTGGGATCTATATTCTGGAATTTCTTCTTGTCTTCGACCATGAGCAGGTGA